Proteins found in one Aneurinibacillus uraniidurans genomic segment:
- a CDS encoding NAD(P)/FAD-dependent oxidoreductase encodes MGLTRDEKVYDITIVGGGPAGLFTAFYAGMRQSSCKIIESMPQLGGQLSALYPEKYIYDVAGFPKIRAQELIDRLKEQMGQFETTACLEEKVMNVEKKTDDLFEITTDKGVHLSRTIIITAGVGAFEPRRLEVEGAQQFEKANLHYFVDDLNKFAGQKVVVFGGGDSAVDWALMLEPIAEKVTIVHRRDKFRAHEHSVENLMNSKVNVLTPYEPHALEGTNKIEKVILRNSQTEELVTENVDAVIVNFGFISSLGPIKSWGLEFDKGAISANSRMETNIPGIYAAGDIATYPGKIKLIAVGFGEAPTAVNNAKSYMDPEARVQPAHSSSMKL; translated from the coding sequence ATGGGTCTTACAAGAGATGAAAAAGTGTATGACATTACCATCGTAGGCGGTGGCCCGGCAGGACTATTCACTGCATTTTACGCTGGTATGCGCCAATCAAGTTGCAAGATCATTGAAAGTATGCCACAGCTCGGCGGGCAACTATCTGCACTATATCCGGAAAAGTACATTTATGACGTAGCTGGCTTTCCTAAAATCCGGGCACAGGAATTGATCGACCGTCTAAAAGAACAAATGGGCCAATTCGAAACAACAGCCTGCCTTGAAGAAAAAGTCATGAATGTTGAGAAGAAAACAGACGACCTGTTTGAGATTACAACTGACAAAGGCGTGCACCTCTCCCGTACCATCATCATTACAGCTGGTGTTGGCGCATTTGAACCACGTAGACTGGAAGTAGAAGGCGCACAGCAGTTTGAAAAAGCAAACCTGCATTACTTTGTAGACGATTTGAATAAATTTGCTGGACAAAAAGTAGTTGTATTCGGCGGCGGCGATTCTGCTGTAGACTGGGCCCTTATGCTTGAGCCAATCGCAGAAAAAGTAACCATTGTCCACCGTCGCGACAAGTTCCGTGCCCATGAGCACAGTGTCGAAAATTTAATGAACTCAAAAGTTAACGTGCTCACTCCGTACGAACCTCATGCACTTGAAGGCACAAATAAAATTGAAAAAGTTATCCTGCGCAACAGCCAAACAGAAGAACTTGTGACTGAAAATGTAGACGCTGTCATTGTAAATTTTGGATTTATTTCCTCTCTTGGTCCAATTAAGAGCTGGGGTCTCGAATTCGATAAGGGAGCGATCAGCGCTAACTCCCGCATGGAAACAAACATCCCAGGCATCTATGCTGCCGGTGATATTGCTACATATCCAGGCAAAATCAAACTGATCGCAGTTGGCTTCGGGGAAGCTCCGACTGCCGTGAACAACGCGAAATCATATATGGATCCGGAAGCACGTGTGCAGCCGGCTCACAGCTCCAGCATGAAGCTGTAG
- a CDS encoding NAD(P)/FAD-dependent oxidoreductase has product MSTPKILILGGGYGGLMTAVRLQKQLNHNEAEVTLVNKHDYHYFTTWLHEPAAGTKDPDKCRVDIASILDTNKIKFVKGTVSEIKREAKQVVLDSGEQLTYDYLVIGLGSEPETFGIQGLKEHAYSIRSINSVREIREHIEYCFAKFKNEHRPELLTFIVGGAGFTGIEFVGELSDRVPELCAEFDIDPSNVKIYNIEAAPTVLPGFDPDLVNYAMDVLGRKGVTFKISTPIKECTPEGVVLADGEEIKSSTVVWTGGVRGNSIIENAGFETMRGRVKVDPYLHAPGHDDVFIVGDGALIINEEINRPYPPTAQIAIQQGENLGDNLVALVRGGSELKPFVPSLKGTVASLGKNEAIGLVGDKKIYGSTAALMKKVIDNRSLFLLGGLPLVMKKVKL; this is encoded by the coding sequence ATGAGTACACCTAAAATTCTCATCCTCGGTGGAGGATACGGCGGCTTAATGACAGCAGTTCGCCTTCAGAAGCAATTAAACCACAATGAAGCGGAAGTTACGCTTGTAAACAAGCATGATTACCACTACTTCACAACGTGGTTACATGAACCGGCAGCGGGTACGAAAGATCCGGACAAATGCCGTGTGGATATCGCATCCATCCTTGATACGAACAAAATCAAATTCGTTAAAGGTACTGTATCTGAAATCAAGCGTGAAGCGAAGCAAGTCGTTCTTGATTCTGGCGAGCAGTTAACATACGACTACCTCGTAATTGGTCTTGGAAGCGAGCCGGAAACATTCGGTATTCAAGGACTTAAAGAACATGCATACAGCATTCGCAGCATTAACAGCGTGCGCGAAATTCGTGAGCATATCGAATATTGTTTCGCAAAATTCAAAAACGAACACCGTCCAGAATTGCTGACATTCATCGTCGGCGGTGCAGGTTTCACAGGCATCGAGTTCGTAGGCGAATTATCTGACCGTGTACCAGAACTGTGTGCCGAGTTCGATATTGATCCGTCTAACGTAAAAATCTACAACATTGAAGCAGCTCCGACTGTATTGCCAGGCTTCGATCCAGACCTCGTGAACTACGCGATGGACGTTCTTGGACGCAAAGGGGTTACATTCAAAATCAGCACACCAATCAAAGAGTGCACACCAGAAGGTGTTGTGCTTGCTGATGGTGAAGAAATTAAATCCAGCACAGTTGTATGGACTGGTGGTGTTCGTGGGAATTCCATCATCGAAAACGCAGGTTTCGAAACAATGCGTGGCCGTGTAAAAGTTGACCCATATCTCCATGCTCCAGGTCATGACGATGTATTCATCGTCGGTGATGGTGCACTGATCATTAATGAAGAAATCAATCGTCCATATCCGCCAACTGCACAGATCGCAATCCAGCAAGGTGAGAACCTTGGGGATAATCTGGTAGCGCTCGTTCGTGGCGGCAGCGAATTGAAACCATTCGTTCCATCTTTGAAGGGTACTGTAGCATCCCTTGGTAAAAATGAAGCGATCGGTCTCGTAGGCGATAAAAAGATCTATGGCAGCACAGCGGCACTGATGAAAAAAGTCATCGATAACCGTTCCCTGTTCCTGCTTGGTGGTCTTCCGCTCGTCATGAAAAAAGTTAAACTGTAG
- a CDS encoding 3D domain-containing protein has product MNMLLKNVKASLSYLLIALACTLLGTYMLLNQPENVKTQSMQEIPAKPVVQHPKQAQVKTDKPIVRERFPLATKGETVETLSLLRHYPKRNVLATGYSPGPESTGKTVGHPAYGITYSGVKARRDRASISTIAADLSVFPLGTILYVPGYGYGIVADKGSAIKGHKIDLYFDSKEQVYKEWGKKRTDVYVIEKGKGKVTEEVMSELNRSAAPVSSEKK; this is encoded by the coding sequence ATGAACATGTTGCTAAAGAATGTGAAGGCGTCGCTCTCATACTTACTCATTGCCCTTGCCTGTACGCTGCTTGGTACGTATATGTTACTGAATCAGCCGGAGAACGTGAAGACACAATCGATGCAGGAAATTCCAGCAAAACCAGTCGTACAGCACCCAAAACAGGCACAGGTAAAAACGGATAAGCCAATCGTTCGGGAACGTTTCCCGCTTGCGACGAAAGGTGAAACCGTGGAGACGCTTTCGCTGTTGCGTCATTATCCAAAACGGAATGTACTAGCCACCGGCTATTCACCTGGTCCGGAATCAACCGGCAAAACAGTCGGGCATCCGGCATATGGGATTACGTATTCTGGAGTTAAAGCAAGGCGGGACCGAGCGTCTATTTCGACGATTGCAGCGGATTTGTCCGTTTTTCCACTTGGAACGATCTTGTACGTTCCAGGCTACGGGTATGGCATTGTAGCGGATAAAGGCTCCGCGATTAAAGGGCATAAGATTGATCTGTATTTTGACAGCAAGGAACAGGTCTATAAGGAATGGGGCAAGAAGCGGACCGATGTGTATGTAATCGAAAAAGGGAAAGGCAAAGTGACCGAAGAAGTCATGTCGGAGCTTAATCGCAGTGCTGCTCCTGTATCATCTGAGAAAAAGTAA
- a CDS encoding divergent PAP2 family protein, which translates to MSTWFSNFPLCSALLAIVLAQVVKVPITYLSTKRWDWRLVFSTGGMPSSHSAAVTALTTAVGLVEGFNSTYFAISTVFAIIIMFDAAGVRRHAGTHAAVLNTLIEDFNVLLEEVKALRIKPRAERARKLKELLGHQPGEVIIGAGLGIIQSYVLYPLWTV; encoded by the coding sequence ATGTCAACATGGTTTAGTAATTTCCCACTCTGCTCTGCCCTTCTAGCGATCGTGCTTGCTCAAGTTGTGAAAGTCCCGATTACGTATTTATCCACAAAACGGTGGGACTGGCGGCTCGTATTTAGCACCGGAGGCATGCCGAGTTCCCACTCAGCCGCTGTTACCGCCCTGACTACAGCGGTAGGACTTGTAGAAGGCTTTAATTCTACGTATTTTGCAATCTCTACGGTTTTTGCCATCATTATTATGTTTGATGCCGCAGGCGTGCGCCGACATGCTGGCACACATGCAGCCGTTCTTAACACGTTAATAGAAGACTTTAATGTTCTGCTTGAAGAAGTGAAAGCCTTGCGGATCAAACCTCGAGCAGAACGGGCTCGCAAGCTAAAGGAACTTCTTGGACATCAGCCTGGTGAAGTCATTATAGGAGCAGGTCTTGGGATTATTCAATCGTATGTACTGTATCCGTTATGGACTGTATAG
- a CDS encoding leucyl aminopeptidase: MKIEIQTVQAHTIQADCLIVGITEGSSKLPDVLAGADKELGGALTELFAGGEVSGKKKNVQIIHTFGKMAARRIMLIGLGKEADYSFEVVREAAARAVKEALKAKLTTLTFAFDLAMGTHETGHAIVEGALLANYRITSYQRDHKSAPQLTALTIISPEDAVEQVKEGARIGEAFANGTNLARDLTNLPGNYLTPTILAQKACELAERHGMEVEVLDKANMEVEGMGGLLGVSQGSAEPPKLIVIKYKGAGSWTDVLGIVGKGVTFDSGGISIKPAASMDEMKGDMGGAASVLGVLDILGTLKPAIDVVAVIPTTENMPSGTALKPGDVITAMNGKTIEILNTDAEGRLILADGLSYARKMGASRLVDMATLTGAALVALGTCTTAAITNDEMLMEEVMEAAAEAGELLWRLPTFDLYMEQIKSQIADLKNTGGRHAGTITAGLFLREFAEDTPWVHLDIAGPSWAAKADDFTPAGGTGAMVRTVATLALQMSQEDSEI; encoded by the coding sequence GTGAAAATCGAAATTCAAACAGTTCAAGCTCATACCATCCAGGCAGATTGCCTGATTGTTGGGATTACAGAAGGAAGTAGCAAATTGCCGGACGTACTGGCAGGGGCTGATAAAGAACTTGGTGGTGCACTTACGGAATTGTTTGCGGGCGGTGAGGTGTCCGGCAAGAAGAAAAACGTGCAGATCATCCATACATTCGGCAAAATGGCTGCTCGCCGCATTATGCTAATTGGCCTTGGGAAAGAGGCGGACTATTCGTTTGAAGTTGTTCGTGAGGCTGCGGCACGCGCTGTGAAAGAAGCACTCAAAGCAAAGCTTACAACGCTAACGTTTGCGTTTGATCTGGCGATGGGTACGCATGAAACCGGACACGCAATTGTCGAAGGGGCACTGCTTGCGAACTATCGTATTACGAGTTATCAGCGCGATCATAAATCAGCTCCGCAGCTTACAGCTCTAACGATCATAAGTCCAGAAGACGCGGTAGAGCAGGTGAAGGAAGGAGCGCGCATTGGAGAGGCGTTTGCGAATGGTACGAATCTCGCACGTGATCTCACGAATCTACCGGGCAATTATTTGACGCCGACCATTCTCGCTCAGAAGGCGTGTGAGCTTGCAGAGCGTCATGGGATGGAAGTTGAAGTTCTTGATAAAGCGAACATGGAAGTAGAAGGCATGGGAGGTCTGCTTGGCGTGAGCCAGGGATCAGCAGAACCACCTAAACTGATTGTTATTAAATATAAAGGGGCAGGCAGTTGGACTGATGTGCTCGGTATCGTTGGCAAAGGGGTTACGTTTGACTCCGGCGGTATCTCCATTAAACCAGCGGCATCCATGGACGAGATGAAAGGCGACATGGGCGGAGCTGCTTCTGTTTTGGGCGTGCTCGATATTCTTGGTACGCTTAAGCCTGCGATTGATGTTGTCGCTGTGATTCCGACAACCGAGAACATGCCAAGCGGTACGGCGCTTAAACCAGGTGATGTGATTACTGCGATGAATGGCAAAACGATCGAAATTTTGAATACAGATGCGGAAGGACGTCTCATTCTTGCGGATGGATTGTCGTATGCCCGTAAAATGGGCGCATCGCGTCTTGTAGATATGGCGACTTTGACAGGGGCTGCACTTGTGGCGCTTGGCACGTGCACAACAGCCGCCATTACGAATGACGAAATGCTGATGGAAGAAGTGATGGAGGCAGCAGCTGAGGCGGGTGAGTTACTGTGGCGTTTGCCAACATTCGACCTGTATATGGAGCAGATCAAAAGCCAGATTGCTGACTTGAAAAATACCGGCGGTCGTCATGCAGGCACAATTACAGCGGGCTTATTCTTGCGTGAGTTCGCAGAAGATACACCATGGGTGCATCTTGATATTGCTGGGCCGAGCTGGGCAGCGAAGGCAGACGACTTCACCCCGGCTGGCGGCACAGGTGCAATGGTACGGACAGTAGCAACGCTTGCCCTGCAAATGTCGCAGGAAGATTCCGAAATTTAG
- a CDS encoding xanthine phosphoribosyltransferase, whose translation MEMLKEKIRQEGLVPSDNILKVDSFLNHQIDPELMMAIGEEFARLFADAGITKILTIESSGIAAALTAGLKLGVPFVFARKKKSVLMNEEVYMTDVHSFTKNETNQVTVLKKFLPAGETILIIDDFLANGEAALGLAHLVEQAGSTVAGIGIVIEKAFQNGATRLKEKGFRVESLARIASLTAGKVTFVEESL comes from the coding sequence ATGGAGATGTTAAAAGAGAAAATTCGCCAGGAAGGACTGGTACCGAGCGACAATATTTTGAAAGTGGATTCATTTCTTAATCACCAGATTGACCCGGAGCTCATGATGGCGATTGGGGAGGAGTTTGCGCGTTTGTTTGCGGATGCAGGAATTACGAAAATCCTAACAATCGAGTCATCAGGAATTGCGGCTGCGCTGACAGCTGGACTTAAGCTGGGCGTGCCGTTCGTGTTTGCCCGTAAGAAAAAATCGGTGCTGATGAATGAAGAAGTGTATATGACGGATGTGCATTCGTTTACGAAAAATGAAACAAATCAAGTTACAGTGCTTAAGAAGTTCCTTCCTGCAGGAGAGACCATTCTAATCATTGATGATTTTCTGGCAAATGGGGAGGCAGCCCTCGGGTTGGCACATCTGGTCGAACAAGCTGGAAGTACGGTTGCTGGCATTGGTATTGTCATTGAGAAGGCGTTTCAAAATGGAGCAACTCGCTTGAAAGAAAAAGGGTTCCGTGTGGAGTCGCTGGCACGTATTGCATCGTTGACAGCGGGGAAAGTTACGTTTGTAGAAGAGAGTTTGTAA
- a CDS encoding nucleobase:cation symporter-2 family protein codes for MGNKLGVAKIGTLGFQHVLAMYAGAVVVPLIVGPAIGMTQEQLAYLISIDLFTCGLASLFQVWGGKYFGVKLPILMGCAFQAVGPMIAIGNAPGGGIPAIYGAIIAAGIVVMILAQFMHKIIKFFPPVVTGSVVVIIGTSLIGAAMGNIVGQPNTPGFASLTNLLLAGVTLLSIVLMNRFFSGYMKSISVLLSLVIGTAVAWMMGLVDFSVVGKASWFHMVEPFRFGMPTFHLTAILSMVLVGIVSMIESTGVFFALSEVCEKKIDGNDIKRGLRAEGLAQVIGGIFQAFPYTTYSQNVGLVAMTGVKTRKVVVAACLIIMALGLLPKVAAITTIIPNPVLGGAMIPMFGMVMASGVRQLSRVNFQRVENMLIIAISVGLGLGVSIAPNVFAHIPEKFRLIMESGIVTGSLAAILLNLILNGFGDRDQKDMMDVIKEEHVPETVA; via the coding sequence GTGGGGAATAAGTTAGGAGTAGCAAAAATCGGAACGTTAGGATTTCAGCATGTACTAGCTATGTATGCAGGTGCTGTTGTCGTTCCGTTAATCGTCGGACCAGCGATTGGGATGACACAGGAACAGCTCGCTTATTTGATTTCCATTGACCTGTTCACATGTGGACTGGCGTCATTGTTTCAAGTATGGGGCGGCAAATACTTTGGTGTGAAGCTTCCCATTCTCATGGGGTGTGCGTTCCAGGCAGTAGGGCCGATGATTGCGATCGGAAATGCGCCAGGTGGAGGGATTCCAGCCATATATGGAGCCATTATTGCAGCCGGCATTGTCGTGATGATTCTTGCGCAATTTATGCATAAAATTATTAAGTTCTTCCCACCTGTTGTAACAGGTTCGGTTGTTGTAATTATCGGGACTTCGTTGATTGGTGCGGCGATGGGTAATATTGTAGGGCAGCCGAATACACCAGGCTTTGCAAGTCTTACGAATTTGTTATTAGCTGGCGTTACGCTCTTATCGATTGTTCTTATGAATCGTTTCTTTAGCGGATATATGAAATCTATTTCAGTTTTGCTTTCGCTTGTAATCGGTACAGCAGTTGCATGGATGATGGGCTTGGTTGATTTTTCTGTTGTCGGTAAAGCTTCTTGGTTCCACATGGTTGAACCGTTCCGTTTTGGGATGCCGACATTCCATCTGACAGCTATTTTGAGCATGGTGCTTGTTGGGATTGTAAGTATGATCGAGTCGACAGGTGTTTTCTTCGCCTTGTCTGAAGTATGTGAGAAGAAAATTGACGGGAATGATATTAAACGCGGCCTGCGTGCAGAAGGTTTAGCCCAGGTGATAGGCGGTATTTTCCAAGCGTTCCCGTATACAACGTATTCACAAAACGTAGGTCTTGTTGCGATGACAGGTGTAAAAACACGTAAAGTGGTAGTAGCAGCGTGTCTTATCATTATGGCACTCGGCCTGCTTCCGAAAGTGGCAGCCATTACAACGATTATTCCGAATCCGGTGCTGGGTGGTGCTATGATTCCGATGTTTGGTATGGTTATGGCTTCGGGTGTACGCCAGCTGTCTCGCGTGAACTTCCAGCGTGTAGAAAACATGCTGATTATTGCAATATCTGTGGGCCTTGGTCTTGGTGTATCCATCGCTCCAAACGTGTTTGCTCACATTCCGGAAAAGTTCCGTCTGATCATGGAAAGCGGCATTGTAACCGGAAGTCTGGCAGCGATTCTCCTGAATTTGATTTTGAATGGATTCGGGGATCGTGATCAGAAAGACATGATGGATGTGATTAAAGAGGAACACGTACCGGAAACAGTTGCTTGA
- the ilvB gene encoding biosynthetic-type acetolactate synthase large subunit codes for MSTDTAMVENKKASMPAMGMGEVVTGSEMLLRCLLLEGVEHVFGYPGGAVLPIYDSLYSSQLKHVLTRHEQGAIHAADGYARATGKPGVVIATSGPGATNLVTGIATAQMDSVPLVCITGNVAQSLIGTDAFQEANITGITLPITKHNYFVRNIEDLPRIIKEAFHIATTGRPGPVLIDIPKDVNTAKAPFYYPESVKLRTYNPTVKPNYMQVDKMLKAIAKAKKPVIVTGGGTVTAGAEQELIEFAEKTNIPVITTLMGLAGFPGTHELCIGMPGMHGCYAANQALLNTDLLINIGARFDDRITMGRTKEFAQNAKIVHIDIDPAEIGKNINPYIPIVGDAKTVLATAIPKVQRADSDEWVAQVKAWNQEQPYRYSKSPEGRLKPQRVVEMIYETTAGNAIVTTDVGQHQMWVAQYYKFSAVRSFLSSGGLGTMGFGFPAAIGAQFAYPDRLVISVSGDGGFQMNLQELAIAAAHNLPVKIVILNNNCLGMVRQWQELFYDNRYSHIDLTESVDFVKLAEAYGIKGLRASTEEQAENVWREALNTNGPVLVEFKVEPGENVFPMVAAGNTLDQMVLGDEE; via the coding sequence ATGAGCACAGATACGGCGATGGTAGAGAACAAAAAAGCTTCGATGCCAGCCATGGGGATGGGAGAAGTGGTGACGGGTTCTGAAATGCTGCTACGTTGCCTTCTGCTCGAAGGTGTGGAACATGTTTTCGGATATCCGGGAGGGGCCGTGCTACCGATTTATGACTCACTGTATTCCAGTCAGTTAAAGCATGTACTGACACGACATGAGCAGGGTGCGATTCATGCGGCAGATGGATATGCACGGGCAACAGGTAAGCCAGGTGTCGTCATCGCTACGTCAGGTCCGGGAGCTACCAATCTAGTTACAGGGATTGCCACAGCTCAAATGGATTCCGTCCCGCTTGTCTGTATTACCGGAAATGTCGCACAGAGTTTGATTGGAACAGACGCTTTTCAGGAAGCGAACATCACAGGTATTACACTTCCGATCACGAAGCATAACTACTTCGTTCGTAATATCGAGGATCTGCCGCGCATCATTAAAGAAGCGTTCCATATCGCAACAACAGGACGTCCGGGACCGGTGCTCATTGATATTCCAAAAGATGTGAACACAGCAAAAGCTCCTTTTTATTATCCGGAGAGCGTAAAGCTTCGCACATATAACCCGACAGTCAAGCCGAATTACATGCAGGTTGACAAAATGCTCAAAGCGATCGCGAAAGCGAAGAAACCGGTCATTGTGACAGGTGGTGGTACGGTAACGGCTGGTGCAGAACAGGAATTGATTGAATTTGCAGAAAAAACAAACATTCCGGTGATCACCACTCTCATGGGGCTTGCTGGATTCCCGGGTACACACGAACTTTGTATCGGAATGCCGGGCATGCATGGCTGCTATGCGGCGAATCAGGCGCTGTTAAACACAGATCTTCTGATTAACATCGGGGCACGCTTTGATGACCGTATCACGATGGGACGGACGAAAGAATTCGCACAGAACGCTAAAATTGTCCATATCGACATCGACCCAGCAGAGATTGGTAAAAATATCAATCCGTATATTCCAATTGTAGGCGATGCGAAAACGGTACTGGCGACAGCGATTCCGAAAGTACAGCGTGCGGACAGTGACGAGTGGGTAGCACAAGTTAAGGCTTGGAATCAAGAACAGCCGTACCGTTATAGCAAAAGTCCAGAAGGTCGTCTGAAGCCGCAGCGTGTGGTGGAAATGATCTATGAGACAACAGCAGGGAATGCGATTGTTACGACAGACGTTGGTCAGCATCAGATGTGGGTGGCGCAATATTATAAGTTCAGCGCAGTCCGTTCATTCCTGTCATCAGGTGGTCTTGGCACAATGGGCTTCGGCTTCCCGGCGGCTATCGGTGCACAGTTCGCTTACCCGGATCGTCTCGTTATCTCAGTTAGCGGAGACGGTGGTTTCCAGATGAACCTGCAGGAGCTTGCGATTGCAGCTGCACATAATCTACCAGTTAAAATCGTCATTTTGAATAATAACTGTCTTGGCATGGTACGCCAGTGGCAGGAGTTATTCTACGACAACCGCTACAGCCACATCGATCTTACAGAGAGCGTGGACTTTGTGAAACTCGCGGAAGCATACGGAATTAAAGGTTTGCGGGCCTCTACAGAAGAACAAGCCGAAAATGTATGGCGCGAAGCGCTTAATACAAATGGGCCGGTGCTTGTCGAATTCAAGGTTGAGCCGGGAGAAAATGTATTCCCGATGGTAGCAGCAGGCAACACACTTGACCAAATGGTTCTGGGAGATGAGGAATAA
- the ilvN gene encoding acetolactate synthase small subunit, with product MEQKHTISVLVNDQPGVLTRVANLMGQRGFNIDSITVGQSEEKGLSRMIIVTSGDEATVEQIVKQFHKLIDVLKVQQLSSGPMVARELALIKVEATASTRAELNLIIDPFRASVVDVGPNSIVVQVTGDTQKIDALIELLTPYGIKELSRTGVTAISRSASLVKA from the coding sequence ATGGAGCAAAAGCATACAATCTCCGTGCTGGTAAATGACCAGCCAGGTGTCCTTACCCGGGTAGCTAACCTTATGGGCCAGCGCGGATTCAATATTGATAGCATTACAGTTGGTCAATCAGAGGAAAAAGGTCTATCGCGCATGATTATCGTCACAAGCGGGGATGAAGCAACTGTGGAGCAGATCGTAAAACAGTTTCACAAACTGATTGATGTGCTCAAAGTTCAGCAGTTGAGCAGCGGCCCAATGGTTGCTCGCGAACTGGCGCTTATTAAAGTAGAAGCAACAGCATCTACGCGTGCTGAACTGAACCTGATTATTGATCCGTTCCGCGCTAGCGTCGTGGACGTAGGTCCAAATTCAATTGTCGTGCAAGTAACAGGCGATACCCAAAAAATTGATGCACTTATTGAGCTCTTAACCCCTTATGGGATTAAAGAACTTTCACGTACAGGTGTAACGGCTATTAGCCGCAGCGCTTCTCTGGTGAAAGCATAA
- the ilvC gene encoding ketol-acid reductoisomerase has product MVTMYYEKDANQAVLQGKTIAIIGYGSQGHAQAQNLRDSGMNVIIGLRQGRSWQQAENDGFEVLTVDQAAARADVIMILLPDEQQGKVYNEQIAPNLKEGAALFFSHGFNIHFQQIVAPEGVDVVMVAPKSPGHMVRRVYTENFGVPGLLAVYQDGTGKAKELGLAYASGIGCTRAGVIETTFREETETDLFGEQAVLCGGASELVKAGFETLVEAGYAPEIAYFECLHELKLIVDLMYEGGLATMRHSISDTAEFGDYSVGQRIVTEETKKEMKKVLKEIQNGTFAKNWIIENQSGRAAFGARRRIESEHQLEVVGKQLREMMAWIKK; this is encoded by the coding sequence ATGGTAACAATGTATTATGAAAAAGACGCAAATCAAGCAGTACTTCAAGGGAAAACAATCGCAATCATTGGCTACGGTAGCCAAGGTCATGCTCAAGCGCAAAACCTGCGTGATAGCGGCATGAACGTAATCATCGGCCTTCGCCAAGGTCGTTCTTGGCAACAAGCAGAAAACGATGGCTTTGAAGTTCTGACAGTAGATCAAGCAGCAGCACGCGCTGATGTTATCATGATTCTGCTTCCAGATGAGCAGCAAGGAAAAGTATACAACGAGCAAATCGCTCCAAATCTTAAAGAGGGTGCAGCGCTGTTCTTCTCACACGGCTTCAACATCCACTTCCAGCAAATCGTTGCTCCGGAAGGCGTAGACGTAGTAATGGTAGCACCAAAAAGCCCAGGCCACATGGTTCGCCGCGTGTACACAGAAAACTTCGGTGTACCTGGACTTCTGGCAGTGTATCAAGATGGTACTGGCAAAGCGAAAGAACTCGGTCTTGCATACGCAAGCGGCATTGGCTGCACACGTGCAGGTGTAATCGAGACAACATTCCGTGAAGAAACAGAAACAGACCTGTTCGGTGAGCAAGCTGTACTGTGCGGTGGTGCATCTGAACTCGTAAAAGCGGGCTTTGAAACACTTGTAGAAGCAGGTTATGCACCAGAAATCGCATACTTCGAATGTCTGCATGAACTCAAACTGATTGTTGACCTGATGTATGAAGGTGGCCTTGCAACTATGCGTCATTCCATCAGTGATACAGCTGAATTCGGTGACTACAGTGTAGGTCAGCGCATCGTAACAGAAGAAACAAAGAAAGAAATGAAAAAAGTACTCAAAGAAATCCAGAACGGTACATTTGCGAAAAACTGGATCATCGAGAACCAATCTGGCCGTGCAGCATTCGGTGCACGCCGCCGCATCGAATCCGAGCATCAGCTTGAAGTAGTTGGTAAACAACTGCGTGAAATGATGGCTTGGATTAAGAAATAA